The following are encoded together in the Ignavibacteriales bacterium genome:
- the lptC gene encoding LPS export ABC transporter periplasmic protein LptC: MKYFFTLIIVLIITSCNSEQVKPKIISGIKTEEMPSQESWNSKITFSDSGKIKAVLIAGQIRVFEQSKETLLDSNVTVYFYDKFENQTTTLTSKKGRVDDNTNNLFAIDSVVAANDSGVVIRTQEMMWRNKDKKIVSDKYVVITSPAEVIEGYGFESDQQLKNYVIYNVTYITRRDSL; encoded by the coding sequence ATGAAATATTTTTTCACTTTAATTATAGTTTTGATAATCACATCATGCAATTCAGAACAGGTGAAACCCAAAATAATATCAGGAATTAAAACCGAAGAAATGCCTTCGCAGGAAAGTTGGAACTCAAAAATAACTTTCAGCGATTCAGGAAAAATTAAAGCTGTTTTAATTGCCGGACAGATCAGAGTTTTTGAACAATCAAAAGAAACTTTGCTCGATAGTAATGTCACAGTTTATTTTTATGATAAGTTTGAAAATCAAACCACAACTCTAACATCAAAAAAAGGCAGGGTTGACGACAACACGAATAATCTTTTTGCAATTGATAGTGTAGTTGCTGCAAATGACAGCGGCGTAGTTATCAGAACGCAGGAAATGATGTGGCGAAATAAAGATAAAAAAATTGTTTCTGATAAATATGTGGTCATCACCTCCCCCGCTGAAGTGATTGAAGGTTATGGTTTTGAATCTGATCAGCAGTTGAAAAATTATGTGATTTATAATGTCACTTATATCACCCGCCGGGATTCGCTGTAA
- a CDS encoding KpsF/GutQ family sugar-phosphate isomerase, producing MTSEEIIEKGKKVIRIESEAVTNLSNSINGDFVKAIEVILKCKGRVVLTGMGKSGLIARKIVATLNSTGTASIFLHPTDALHGDLGMVRMEDVVILISKSGMTDELAKLLPMLKRIGVKLITMTGDPDSPLAQESDVVLNVRVNEEACPHHLAPTSSTTATLVMGDALSVVLLQLRNFTPEDFAFLHPGGSLGKRLSLQIKEIMFTGEKIPAVSVDASIKDVILEITSKRLGTTCVIDELGILKGIITDGDLRRLLERTLEIKNLKASDILTKNPKVMRQEYLASFALQQMENYKITTLIIVDDSRKPIGIVHLHDLINLGLSSR from the coding sequence TTGACCAGCGAAGAAATTATAGAAAAAGGCAAAAAAGTAATTCGAATCGAGTCTGAAGCCGTAACAAATCTTTCGAACAGCATTAACGGGGATTTTGTAAAAGCAATCGAAGTAATTTTAAAATGCAAAGGGCGGGTGGTGCTGACAGGTATGGGCAAATCAGGATTGATAGCCAGAAAAATTGTTGCCACACTTAACTCGACCGGAACTGCTTCTATTTTTCTTCACCCAACCGATGCGCTTCATGGTGATTTAGGCATGGTTCGAATGGAGGATGTAGTTATCCTCATTTCGAAAAGCGGAATGACAGATGAATTAGCAAAATTACTTCCGATGTTAAAACGTATTGGAGTAAAACTTATCACGATGACAGGTGACCCGGACAGTCCGCTTGCGCAGGAAAGCGATGTTGTACTGAATGTCCGCGTGAATGAGGAGGCTTGCCCCCACCACCTCGCACCGACTTCATCAACAACAGCGACTCTTGTAATGGGTGATGCTCTTTCTGTAGTGCTTCTTCAGTTAAGAAATTTTACTCCCGAAGATTTTGCATTTCTTCACCCCGGCGGAAGTCTTGGCAAAAGATTATCACTTCAGATAAAAGAGATAATGTTTACGGGAGAAAAAATCCCCGCCGTTTCAGTTGATGCCTCAATCAAAGATGTGATACTTGAAATTACATCTAAACGGCTCGGAACGACCTGTGTAATTGATGAGCTGGGAATATTAAAAGGAATAATCACTGATGGCGATTTACGAAGATTACTCGAGCGAACTCTGGAGATAAAAAATTTAAAAGCCTCCGACATATTAACCAAAAATCCAAAAGTTATGAGGCAGGAGTATCTTGCTTCGTTTGCACTTCAACAAATGGAAAATTATAAAATCACGACACTTATAATTGTTGATGACAGCCGCAAACCGATTGGTATTGTTCATTTGCACGATCTTATTAATCTCGGACTAAGTTCCCGATGA
- the kdsA gene encoding 3-deoxy-8-phosphooctulonate synthase — MIKLNDISIGDGAPLVLIAGPCVIENRKLIFETALAIKKITNELNIPFIFKSSYKKANRTSLGSFTGIGDKEALQILSDVRSELKIPVLTDVHTVEEIKLAASSVDVLQIPAFLCRQTDLLIAAGESGKIVNIKKGQFLAPEDMKHAAQKVASTGNDKIMLTERGTTFGYHNLVVDMRSLVIMRELGYPVVMDATHSVQLPSKENTSGGQPKFIKPLARAAAAVGIDALFLEVHPNPKEALSDAASQLPLNELKNLLIEVLAIDKIIKRY, encoded by the coding sequence ATGATTAAATTAAATGATATTTCAATCGGTGACGGCGCTCCCTTAGTACTAATTGCCGGACCATGCGTTATCGAAAACCGTAAACTTATTTTTGAAACTGCACTTGCAATAAAAAAAATTACTAATGAATTAAATATTCCTTTCATCTTTAAATCGAGTTACAAAAAAGCTAACCGCACAAGTCTCGGCTCGTTTACAGGGATTGGCGACAAAGAAGCTCTGCAAATTTTAAGCGATGTTCGAAGTGAATTGAAGATTCCTGTGCTAACAGATGTTCACACAGTTGAAGAAATAAAACTCGCTGCTTCGTCAGTTGATGTATTACAGATACCTGCTTTCCTCTGCCGTCAAACTGACTTGCTGATTGCGGCAGGTGAGTCGGGAAAAATAGTCAATATAAAAAAAGGACAGTTCCTCGCACCGGAGGATATGAAACACGCCGCTCAAAAAGTGGCATCAACCGGTAATGATAAAATTATGCTTACGGAAAGAGGAACAACATTCGGCTATCATAATCTTGTTGTGGACATGCGTTCACTTGTAATCATGCGTGAACTCGGCTATCCGGTAGTAATGGATGCTACTCATTCGGTTCAACTTCCAAGCAAAGAAAACACAAGCGGGGGGCAGCCTAAATTTATCAAACCGTTAGCACGCGCTGCCGCTGCTGTTGGAATAGATGCACTGTTCCTTGAAGTTCACCCCAACCCCAAAGAAGCATTGAGTGATGCCGCAAGTCAGCTTCCTTTAAATGAATTAAAAAATCTTTTAATTGAAGTTCTGGCAATTGATAAAATCATCAAGCGATATTGA
- a CDS encoding DUF2911 domain-containing protein, giving the protein MKNLSKTFVLLFALLVFSSGEIIFAQPQLKIPDASQRATVSQQIGLSEISITYNRPGVKGRMVFGGLVPYGEVWRAGANENTVISFSSDVQINGKNLPAGKYGFHIIPTDKDWTLIFSKKLLVMGSFNYDQKEDALRITITPQKADQQEWLQYTFDNVEANSTIVTLRWADMKASFNITVDVHKVVFDSFRKEFDNLAGFFWQPWNQAANYCLQNKVNMEEGLTWADRSISIVPNTQNQITKALLLEALGKNSEAEGLKSKALGSGTEADINTVGYQFLQAGKVDEAIKIFKTNAERFPDSWNAWDSLAEGYATKGDKENAVKYYNKAFEMSPENQHVRIKQALDNLE; this is encoded by the coding sequence ATGAAAAACTTGTCTAAAACTTTTGTGCTGTTGTTCGCACTGTTAGTTTTTTCTTCGGGCGAAATTATTTTTGCTCAACCGCAGCTAAAGATTCCTGATGCAAGTCAGCGTGCAACTGTTTCTCAGCAAATTGGGTTAAGTGAAATTTCAATTACGTACAATCGCCCCGGTGTAAAAGGTAGAATGGTTTTTGGTGGTTTAGTTCCCTACGGCGAAGTTTGGCGCGCCGGTGCAAATGAAAATACCGTAATTTCATTTTCAAGTGATGTTCAAATAAATGGAAAGAATCTTCCGGCTGGCAAATATGGTTTTCATATTATCCCTACTGATAAAGACTGGACTCTCATCTTCAGTAAAAAATTATTGGTCATGGGGAGTTTTAATTATGATCAGAAGGAAGATGCACTGCGCATAACGATCACGCCTCAAAAAGCTGATCAGCAGGAATGGCTTCAATACACTTTTGATAATGTTGAAGCTAATTCGACCATAGTCACGTTGCGATGGGCTGATATGAAAGCAAGTTTTAATATTACGGTTGATGTTCACAAAGTTGTGTTTGATAGTTTCAGAAAAGAGTTTGATAATCTTGCCGGATTTTTTTGGCAGCCGTGGAATCAGGCAGCAAATTACTGTCTGCAAAATAAAGTGAACATGGAGGAGGGATTAACCTGGGCAGACCGATCAATTTCAATTGTTCCGAACACACAAAATCAAATTACAAAAGCATTGCTGCTCGAAGCGCTCGGCAAAAATTCCGAAGCTGAAGGATTAAAATCAAAAGCACTTGGCAGTGGAACTGAAGCAGACATCAACACGGTTGGTTATCAGTTTCTTCAGGCTGGAAAAGTTGATGAGGCAATTAAGATATTCAAAACAAACGCCGAAAGATTTCCTGATTCGTGGAATGCCTGGGATAGCCTTGCAGAAGGGTATGCGACGAAAGGTGACAAAGAAAATGCAGTTAAATATTACAACAAAGCGTTTGAAATGTCTCCGGAAAATCAACACGTAAGAATTAAACAGGCGCTGGATAATTTGGAATAA
- the sucC gene encoding ADP-forming succinate--CoA ligase subunit beta: MKIHEFQAKEVLKKFGVPVQDGIAIKSVSEFDESLHQLQSRGINQYVVKSQIHAGGRGKGKIYSADNRSNLMLEGGVKFTTDAVKAKDYVEKILGNILVTHQTGEEGKQVKTIFLAEGLDYKKELYLGILLDRAVSMNVIMVSTEGGVEIEKVAAETPEKIIKEWIDPAVGIQNYQARKLAFALGLSGNAFKDFIPFIKKLYTAYEQTDASMLEINPLVITNDDRIIALDAKMNFDDNALYRHPEIVAYRDLDEEAPLEIEASKYNLNYIKLDGNVGCMVNGAGLAMATMDIIKLAGGEPANFLDVGGGANKETVANGFKIILSDPNVKAILINIFGGIVRCDRVAQGVIDAAQQMNVHVPIVVRLEGTNAKEAGVLLKESGLNFKVAGSLKDAAEKVTAVLRK; the protein is encoded by the coding sequence ATGAAAATACATGAATTTCAGGCGAAAGAAGTACTGAAAAAATTTGGTGTTCCTGTTCAGGATGGTATTGCTATTAAAAGTGTTTCGGAGTTTGATGAATCACTTCATCAGCTTCAATCGAGAGGTATAAATCAATATGTAGTTAAGTCACAAATACATGCAGGCGGACGTGGTAAAGGGAAAATCTATTCCGCAGACAATCGCAGCAATCTCATGCTCGAAGGCGGGGTGAAGTTTACCACTGATGCAGTGAAAGCAAAGGATTATGTTGAAAAGATTCTCGGGAATATTCTTGTAACGCATCAAACAGGAGAAGAAGGCAAGCAGGTTAAAACAATTTTTCTTGCGGAAGGTCTCGATTATAAAAAAGAACTTTATCTCGGAATTTTACTTGACCGTGCTGTTTCGATGAATGTAATAATGGTTTCCACAGAGGGTGGTGTTGAAATAGAAAAAGTTGCTGCTGAAACTCCCGAAAAAATTATTAAGGAGTGGATTGATCCTGCTGTTGGTATTCAAAATTATCAGGCAAGAAAACTCGCATTCGCTCTTGGACTTTCAGGAAATGCTTTCAAGGATTTCATTCCTTTCATAAAAAAACTTTACACCGCTTACGAACAAACTGATGCTTCTATGCTCGAAATAAACCCGCTTGTCATCACAAATGATGATCGCATTATTGCACTCGATGCCAAAATGAATTTTGACGATAACGCACTTTACCGCCACCCTGAGATTGTTGCTTACAGGGATCTTGATGAAGAAGCTCCGCTCGAAATTGAAGCTTCGAAATATAATCTAAACTACATTAAACTTGACGGCAATGTCGGCTGTATGGTAAACGGCGCAGGGCTTGCGATGGCGACGATGGATATTATAAAACTTGCGGGCGGCGAGCCGGCAAACTTTCTTGATGTCGGGGGTGGTGCAAACAAAGAAACAGTGGCTAACGGATTTAAGATAATTCTTTCCGATCCAAACGTAAAAGCAATACTGATAAATATTTTCGGCGGAATTGTAAGATGCGACCGCGTAGCACAAGGCGTAATTGATGCGGCTCAGCAGATGAATGTCCACGTCCCGATAGTTGTGAGACTTGAAGGTACAAATGCGAAAGAAGCCGGTGTACTGCTGAAAGAGTCAGGACTAAATTTTAAAGTTGCCGGCAGTTTGAAAGATGCAGCAGAAAAAGTAACCGCTGTACTGAGAAAATAA
- a CDS encoding ATP-dependent helicase, giving the protein MEQKKYQLKRIKDAGFIKKSFDEARFVINYKESLNAAQYEAASAVDGAYLIIAGAGTGKTRTLVYRVARLVEMGYDPESILLLTFTRKAANEMMNRASVLLDHRCGKIRGGTFHSFANLTLRKYAKAVGLDSSFTIMDQSDSEDVVNLIRSQAGFITKEKRFPNKQTLVKVFSLNVNTDKSISDLIEQNYPHFLDQLDRILDINKIYSDYKRKNNLLDYDDLLVYLRNFLLEHGPAAKSLLSSINFVMVDEYQDTNKLQADIVQGLAQRNNNVMVVGDDSQAIYSFRGANYKNILDFPKLFKDVNIIKLEENYRSVQSVLDFANHINDQAVEKYTKVLYTRKPGGNLPYIVAASNENLQSKFIIEKVLELREEGVALNDIAVLFRSSFFSFDLEIELSKANIPFIKVGGMKFVETAHVKDVLAFLRIAANPKDAVSWFRVLLLHEGVGPKTAQKILDEISTARLSIKTHPDHQPSILKNEKLSHLLELLYNLHTKQNLPSEKAQMVVDYYYPLFKDKYDDFNKRKKDLEIFLNITENYRSLDSLLADMAIEPIIESVVDVGTPEKDEEFLTLSTIHSAKGLEWHSVFIIHAVEGYFPSSRSAESIETLEEERRLMYVASTRAKQNLFVTYPMNLYDREAGMTLSKPSRFISEMKKELAEGWLLDEDY; this is encoded by the coding sequence ATGGAGCAAAAAAAATATCAGCTTAAGAGAATTAAAGATGCGGGCTTCATAAAAAAATCTTTTGACGAAGCCCGTTTCGTTATTAACTATAAAGAATCACTCAACGCTGCACAATATGAAGCTGCCTCTGCCGTTGATGGTGCATACCTAATCATAGCCGGTGCAGGGACGGGTAAAACACGAACTCTTGTTTACCGTGTCGCAAGGTTAGTTGAAATGGGTTACGATCCCGAATCAATTTTACTTCTCACATTTACGCGCAAAGCAGCAAACGAAATGATGAACCGCGCTTCCGTTCTGCTCGATCATCGCTGCGGAAAAATACGAGGCGGCACTTTTCATTCATTCGCTAATCTGACTTTACGAAAATATGCTAAGGCAGTCGGGCTCGATTCTTCATTTACCATTATGGATCAATCAGACAGCGAAGATGTTGTGAATCTCATCAGAAGCCAGGCAGGGTTTATCACCAAAGAAAAAAGATTTCCAAACAAGCAGACACTTGTAAAAGTTTTTTCACTGAATGTGAATACTGACAAATCAATATCCGATTTAATTGAACAAAACTACCCGCACTTTTTAGATCAGCTTGATAGAATTTTGGACATCAATAAAATTTATTCTGATTATAAAAGAAAAAATAATCTACTTGATTACGATGACCTTTTAGTTTATTTAAGAAATTTTTTACTTGAACACGGTCCCGCAGCGAAGTCACTTCTTTCATCAATAAATTTTGTGATGGTTGACGAATACCAGGATACAAATAAACTTCAAGCGGATATTGTTCAAGGACTTGCGCAGAGAAATAACAATGTTATGGTAGTGGGAGATGATTCACAGGCGATTTATTCCTTTCGCGGAGCCAATTATAAAAACATACTTGATTTTCCAAAGCTATTTAAGGATGTAAATATCATTAAGCTTGAAGAAAATTATCGCAGTGTTCAATCCGTGCTTGATTTTGCAAATCACATAAATGATCAGGCAGTTGAGAAATACACCAAAGTACTTTACACGCGAAAGCCGGGGGGAAATCTTCCGTACATTGTTGCAGCATCGAATGAGAATCTTCAATCGAAATTTATTATTGAGAAAGTTCTCGAACTTAGGGAAGAAGGTGTGGCGTTAAATGATATTGCTGTATTGTTTCGATCTTCTTTTTTTTCTTTTGATCTGGAAATTGAATTATCCAAAGCGAACATTCCGTTTATTAAAGTTGGCGGAATGAAGTTTGTTGAAACTGCACATGTTAAAGATGTGCTCGCTTTTCTTCGAATAGCTGCCAACCCGAAAGATGCGGTAAGCTGGTTCAGAGTTTTACTTTTGCACGAAGGAGTGGGACCAAAAACCGCACAAAAAATTCTTGATGAAATTTCTACTGCACGGCTTTCAATAAAAACCCACCCCGATCATCAGCCGTCAATTTTAAAAAATGAAAAACTCAGCCATCTTTTGGAATTGCTTTACAATCTCCACACCAAACAAAACCTGCCCTCAGAAAAAGCGCAGATGGTTGTTGATTACTACTACCCATTATTTAAAGATAAGTATGATGATTTTAATAAGCGCAAAAAAGATCTCGAAATATTTTTGAACATAACGGAAAATTATCGTTCGCTCGATAGTTTGCTTGCGGATATGGCAATCGAACCGATAATTGAAAGCGTAGTGGATGTCGGCACTCCCGAAAAAGATGAAGAGTTCCTTACACTTTCCACCATCCATTCTGCAAAAGGTTTGGAGTGGCATTCAGTTTTTATTATTCATGCAGTCGAAGGATATTTTCCCTCGAGCCGATCGGCCGAAAGTATCGAAACACTTGAGGAGGAGAGACGCCTGATGTATGTTGCCTCCACCCGCGCAAAGCAAAATTTATTTGTCACCTACCCGATGAACCTTTATGACCGCGAAGCCGGAATGACATTATCAAAACCATCCCGCTTCATTTCTGAAATGAAAAAAGAACTTGCCGAAGGCTGGCTGCTTGACGAGGACTATTGA
- the floA gene encoding flotillin-like protein FloA (flotillin-like protein involved in membrane lipid rafts) has protein sequence MRFINCSNYCNHFILFIFLYFIPIGLYITAFFSGVKLKIFKDLVGMRLRKVPPVIIVRSIITATKAGLTVDLPKLEAHFLAGGNVVKVINALISADKANLGLTFERAAAIDLAGRDVLEAVKMSVIPKVIETPMVAAVAKDGIQLKAIARITVRANIERLVGGAGEATILARVGEGIVSTIGSSATHKEVLENPDRISKSVLAKGLDSGTAFEILSIDIADVDIGQNIGAILQTDQAEADLKVARAKAEERRAAAVASEQENIADVAKQRARVVEAEAEIPKAMADAFRSGNLGIFDYYKMKNIQADTEMRDSIAKPEQKKDK, from the coding sequence ATTCGGTTTATCAATTGTAGTAATTATTGCAATCATTTTATTCTTTTTATCTTTTTATATTTTATTCCTATCGGTCTTTATATCACCGCATTTTTCTCCGGAGTAAAATTAAAAATATTTAAAGATCTCGTTGGAATGCGATTGCGAAAAGTTCCACCTGTAATAATAGTACGCAGCATAATCACCGCAACCAAGGCGGGGTTAACTGTTGATCTTCCAAAACTTGAAGCACATTTTCTCGCCGGTGGAAATGTAGTCAAAGTGATTAATGCACTTATCTCAGCAGACAAAGCAAATCTTGGTTTAACTTTCGAGCGCGCTGCTGCAATTGATCTTGCTGGCAGAGATGTTCTTGAAGCAGTTAAAATGTCCGTTATCCCAAAAGTAATTGAAACACCAATGGTAGCTGCAGTTGCAAAGGACGGTATTCAATTGAAAGCAATTGCGCGAATTACTGTTCGTGCAAATATTGAAAGACTTGTTGGTGGTGCTGGTGAAGCTACAATTCTTGCCCGTGTTGGCGAAGGAATTGTTTCGACTATCGGCTCGAGCGCAACTCATAAAGAAGTTTTAGAAAATCCGGACAGAATTTCTAAAAGCGTACTCGCCAAAGGATTGGATTCAGGGACCGCATTCGAAATTCTATCTATTGATATTGCAGACGTTGATATCGGTCAAAACATCGGAGCTATTTTACAGACAGATCAAGCGGAAGCGGATTTGAAAGTGGCGCGAGCAAAAGCCGAAGAGCGAAGAGCTGCCGCAGTTGCAAGTGAGCAGGAAAACATTGCAGACGTTGCCAAACAACGCGCTCGCGTAGTAGAAGCGGAGGCAGAAATTCCAAAAGCAATGGCGGATGCTTTTAGGAGCGGCAATCTTGGAATCTTTGATTATTATAAAATGAAAAATATTCAGGCTGATACTGAAATGAGAGATTCGATTGCAAAACCTGAACAGAAAAAAGATAAATAG
- a CDS encoding ATP-dependent Clp protease ATP-binding subunit, which yields MDGNFSDRLQDVIRLSREEALRLGHDYIGTEHLLLGVIREGQGVAVRLLRNLDCDLLKLKKAVEDTVRTSGGTMTIGNLPLTKQAEKVLKITQIESKIYKADVIGTEHLLLSLLRDEDNIATQILHQFNITYDATRSELNSMLSSKGTKDTSSQQIPPDRKIERTKTPVLDNFGRDLTKLAIEDKLDPVVGREKEIERVAQILSRRKKNNPVLIGEPGVGKTAIAEGLALRIIQKKVPRSLQDKRVVTLDLAGLVAGTKYRGQFEERMKALMNELEKAKDVILFIDELHTIVGAGGASGSLDASNMFKPALSRGDIQCIGATTLDEYRKFIETDGALDRRFQKVMVDPPSYDETLKILENIKFKYEEHHHVRYSKDAIQSAVKLSNRYITDRHLPDKAIDVLDEAGSRVHMGNFEVPKVVLDLEADIEQIRKEKAGVVKRQDYEEAARLRDKERNLQAELEIAKRDWDNQTKDIVYDVSEDDIATVVAMMTGIPVNRVAQTESEKLLHMEDALKGVIVGQDEAVSTLTRAIRRTRAGLKNPNRPIGSFVFLGPTGVGKTELCKALARYLFDSENSLIRIDMSEYMEKFAVSRLVGAPPGYVGYEEGGQLTEKVRRKPYSVVLFDEIEKAHPDIFSLLLQVLDDGILTDSLGRRVDFRNTILIMTSNIGTKDIKNISSFGFGGESGSDRYSSLKNTVEDAMKKLFNPEFLNRIDETIVFRNLEKEDIMKIIDIQIQDLFKNIHENKMELVIDQSAKDFIVDKGFDPKYGARPLRRAIQKYIEDPLAEEILKGSFKEGTKIIAKHIANTEILVFFDESLDTNISDETKEKTDSSSV from the coding sequence ATGGACGGAAATTTTTCGGATAGATTACAGGACGTAATCAGGCTAAGCAGGGAAGAAGCACTTCGTCTTGGTCACGATTATATCGGCACCGAACATCTTCTTCTAGGAGTTATTAGAGAAGGACAGGGAGTTGCTGTTCGTTTGTTAAGAAACCTTGACTGTGATTTGTTAAAATTGAAAAAAGCTGTCGAAGATACGGTTAGAACTTCGGGCGGAACTATGACAATCGGCAATTTGCCATTGACAAAACAGGCTGAAAAAGTTTTAAAGATCACGCAGATTGAATCTAAAATTTATAAAGCAGACGTTATTGGCACAGAACATCTTCTGCTTTCTCTTTTAAGAGATGAGGACAATATTGCTACTCAAATCCTTCATCAATTTAATATTACTTATGATGCTACACGATCAGAATTAAATTCAATGCTTTCATCAAAAGGAACAAAAGACACATCGTCTCAGCAAATTCCCCCTGATAGAAAAATTGAACGTACAAAAACTCCGGTGCTAGATAATTTTGGCAGAGATTTAACTAAACTCGCTATCGAAGATAAACTTGATCCTGTTGTAGGCAGAGAGAAAGAAATTGAGCGAGTTGCACAAATACTTAGCCGTCGAAAGAAAAATAATCCGGTGCTGATTGGCGAACCCGGCGTTGGTAAAACTGCAATCGCTGAAGGACTTGCATTAAGAATAATTCAGAAAAAAGTTCCAAGATCTTTACAGGATAAACGAGTTGTGACTTTAGATCTTGCAGGATTGGTTGCAGGCACAAAATATCGCGGTCAGTTTGAAGAACGAATGAAAGCATTAATGAACGAACTTGAGAAAGCCAAAGATGTAATTCTGTTTATTGATGAACTTCACACTATTGTTGGTGCAGGGGGGGCATCCGGTTCGCTTGACGCTTCTAATATGTTTAAACCCGCACTTTCACGTGGAGATATTCAATGTATCGGTGCAACAACTCTTGATGAGTACAGAAAATTTATTGAAACAGACGGTGCGTTAGATAGAAGATTTCAAAAAGTGATGGTTGATCCTCCAAGCTATGATGAGACTCTAAAAATTCTTGAGAATATTAAATTCAAATATGAAGAACATCATCATGTGCGTTATTCTAAAGACGCAATTCAGTCAGCCGTAAAATTAAGCAACAGGTATATTACTGATAGGCATCTTCCCGATAAGGCAATTGATGTATTAGATGAAGCCGGGTCAAGAGTGCACATGGGAAATTTTGAAGTACCGAAAGTAGTGCTCGATCTTGAAGCAGATATTGAGCAAATCAGAAAAGAAAAAGCAGGCGTTGTTAAACGTCAGGATTATGAAGAAGCTGCAAGACTGCGCGATAAGGAAAGAAATTTACAGGCAGAACTTGAAATTGCCAAACGTGATTGGGATAATCAAACAAAAGATATTGTTTACGATGTTTCTGAGGATGATATTGCAACCGTTGTGGCAATGATGACAGGCATTCCTGTTAATCGTGTAGCTCAAACTGAATCGGAAAAATTATTACACATGGAAGATGCGCTTAAAGGGGTAATCGTTGGACAGGATGAGGCGGTTTCAACTTTAACCCGCGCTATCAGAAGAACCCGTGCCGGTTTGAAAAATCCGAACAGACCGATCGGGAGTTTTGTATTCCTCGGACCAACCGGGGTGGGTAAAACTGAACTCTGTAAAGCACTCGCCCGTTATCTTTTTGATTCAGAAAATTCTCTCATCAGAATTGATATGAGTGAATACATGGAAAAGTTTGCCGTTTCAAGGCTTGTCGGAGCACCTCCCGGATACGTCGGTTATGAGGAAGGGGGACAACTTACAGAAAAAGTCAGGCGTAAACCTTACTCGGTTGTATTGTTTGATGAAATTGAAAAAGCACATCCGGATATTTTTTCTCTGTTGCTGCAGGTGCTCGATGATGGAATACTTACAGACAGTCTTGGGAGAAGAGTTGATTTCAGAAATACCATACTGATTATGACTTCTAACATAGGCACTAAGGACATAAAAAATATTTCATCATTTGGTTTTGGCGGTGAGTCAGGCTCTGATAGATATTCAAGTTTGAAAAACACAGTTGAAGATGCAATGAAGAAATTATTCAACCCTGAATTTCTAAATAGGATTGATGAAACAATCGTTTTCAGAAATCTTGAAAAAGAAGATATAATGAAAATTATTGACATTCAGATTCAAGATCTATTCAAGAATATCCATGAAAATAAAATGGAACTTGTCATTGATCAATCGGCAAAAGATTTTATTGTTGATAAAGGATTCGATCCTAAATATGGTGCCCGCCCGCTTAGACGTGCAATTCAAAAATATATCGAAGACCCTCTTGCCGAAGAAATTCTCAAAGGATCATTTAAAGAAGGAACAAAAATTATTGCAAAGCATATTGCGAACACAGAGATATTAGTTTTCTTTGATGAATCATTAGATACGAATATTTCTGATGAAACTAAGGAAAAAACCGACTCTTCAAGTGTTTGA
- a CDS encoding 4a-hydroxytetrahydrobiopterin dehydratase: MRLSNKEIESKILSYEGWSYKSGQISKEYLFKDFQQALNFVNKVGEAAEKENHHPDIFIHSWNKVRVSLSTHDEGGVTQKDIQLAKIFQSIQKKFL; the protein is encoded by the coding sequence ATGCGTTTATCTAACAAAGAAATAGAATCTAAAATACTTTCCTATGAAGGATGGTCTTACAAATCGGGGCAAATCTCTAAAGAATATTTGTTTAAGGATTTTCAGCAGGCGCTAAACTTCGTCAATAAAGTTGGCGAAGCCGCTGAAAAGGAAAACCATCATCCGGATATTTTTATTCATTCCTGGAATAAAGTAAGGGTAAGCCTGTCCACTCATGATGAAGGCGGGGTTACTCAAAAAGATATTCAACTCGCAAAAATATTTCAATCTATTCAAAAAAAATTTTTATGA